Proteins from one Roseovarius nanhaiticus genomic window:
- a CDS encoding ribonuclease D, which yields MTNTLYQGDLPDGLDLGPVVAIDCETMGLNPHRDRLCVIQMSGGDGNAHLVQVAKGQTEAPNLCAMLTNPDVLKLFHFGRFDIAAMQNAFGAVTAPVYCTKIASKLIRTYTDRHGLKYLLSELLNVDISKHQQSSDWGAPQLTEAQLDYAASDVLYLHRLRDALNKRLEREGRMELAQACFDFLPTRAALDLAGWPEQDIFSH from the coding sequence ATGACCAACACCCTCTACCAGGGCGATTTGCCAGACGGGCTGGACCTGGGCCCTGTGGTGGCCATCGATTGCGAAACGATGGGTCTGAACCCGCATCGGGATCGTCTGTGTGTGATCCAGATGTCGGGTGGCGATGGCAACGCGCATCTCGTGCAAGTGGCCAAGGGGCAGACCGAGGCACCGAACCTTTGCGCGATGCTGACCAACCCCGACGTACTCAAGCTCTTTCACTTTGGCCGCTTCGACATTGCCGCGATGCAAAATGCGTTCGGCGCCGTTACCGCACCGGTCTATTGCACCAAGATCGCCAGCAAGCTGATCCGCACCTATACGGACCGGCATGGCCTGAAATACCTGCTGTCCGAGTTGCTGAATGTCGATATCTCGAAGCATCAGCAAAGCAGCGATTGGGGCGCGCCGCAACTGACCGAGGCGCAGCTGGATTATGCGGCGTCGGACGTTCTTTACCTGCACCGCCTGCGCGACGCGCTGAACAAGCGGCTGGAGCGCGAGGGGCGGATGGAGCTGGCGCAGGCCTGCTTTGATTTCCTGCCGACGCGTGCCGCACTCGATCTGGCTGGTTGGCCCGAACAGGACATCTTTTCACATTGA
- the lptC gene encoding LPS export ABC transporter periplasmic protein LptC has translation MIRRGDNLHTRLVNWAKIILPLVALGLLSTVFLISRKADISDTIPFAEVDLAQRAHDQGVTNPSFAGVASGGEQILFRAASVRPDPEDRELVLAETAKASLRLNGGGVVDITGQRGQASQIRKTARLEGDVQVITTTGYDIRTDAIDTRFDTLFAETPGPITGTGPAGALDAGRMILTSDPETGAANLQFTDGVKLVYNPPKSKE, from the coding sequence TTGATCCGCCGGGGCGACAATCTTCACACGCGTCTGGTCAACTGGGCCAAGATCATCCTGCCGCTTGTCGCGCTGGGCCTGTTGTCGACCGTGTTCCTGATTTCGCGCAAGGCCGATATCAGCGATACGATTCCGTTTGCGGAGGTCGATCTGGCGCAGCGGGCACATGATCAGGGGGTGACCAATCCCAGCTTTGCCGGCGTCGCGTCGGGCGGCGAGCAGATCCTGTTTCGTGCCGCCTCGGTTCGGCCCGACCCCGAGGATCGCGAATTGGTGCTGGCAGAGACAGCGAAGGCATCCTTGCGGCTTAATGGCGGAGGCGTCGTCGATATCACCGGGCAGCGCGGGCAGGCGAGCCAGATCCGCAAGACCGCTCGGCTGGAGGGTGACGTGCAAGTGATCACGACCACCGGCTATGACATCAGGACCGATGCGATCGACACGCGCTTCGACACGCTCTTTGCCGAAACGCCCGGGCCCATCACCGGCACCGGGCCAGCCGGTGCGCTGGATGCGGGCCGAATGATCCTGACTTCGGACCCCGAGACAGGCGCCGCGAATTTGCAGTTCACGGACGGGGTCAAGCTGGTGTACAACCCCCCAAAGTCGAAGGAATGA
- the lptB gene encoding LPS export ABC transporter ATP-binding protein: MNRPDLHIEGGNAEDGGLSVRNLRKSYKKRTVIRDVSLHLRQGEVAALLGPNGSGKTTTFYAIAGLVYPEGGHVMIDGRDVTNLPMYRRAKMGVGYLPQEMSIFRGLSVEDNIMAILDISTRDAHTRRERLEELLAEFSVEHLRRAPALALSGGERRRVEIARCLAANPKYLLLDEPFAGVDPISVGDIRHLVADLKKRGIGVLITDHNVRETLEIVDRAYILHDGKVLMSGTPEEVVGNENVRRVYLGENFRIS; encoded by the coding sequence GTGAACCGGCCCGATCTGCATATCGAGGGCGGCAACGCCGAGGATGGCGGGCTAAGCGTGCGCAATCTGCGCAAAAGCTACAAGAAGCGCACCGTTATCCGCGACGTGTCGCTGCACCTGCGCCAGGGCGAGGTGGCCGCGCTGTTGGGGCCGAACGGTTCGGGCAAGACAACCACGTTCTACGCCATCGCAGGCCTCGTCTATCCCGAAGGCGGCCACGTGATGATCGACGGGCGCGATGTGACCAACCTGCCGATGTACCGGCGTGCCAAGATGGGCGTCGGGTATCTGCCACAGGAGATGTCGATCTTTCGCGGCCTGTCGGTCGAAGACAATATCATGGCGATCCTCGATATCTCGACCCGTGACGCGCATACCCGTCGCGAGCGTCTGGAAGAGCTTTTGGCCGAGTTCTCGGTCGAGCATCTGCGCCGCGCGCCAGCGCTGGCCCTGTCGGGCGGTGAGCGGCGCCGCGTGGAAATTGCGCGCTGCCTGGCCGCAAATCCCAAATACCTTCTGCTGGACGAACCCTTTGCCGGGGTGGATCCGATCAGCGTGGGCGATATCCGGCACCTTGTCGCCGACCTGAAAAAGCGCGGCATCGGCGTGCTGATCACGGATCACAACGTCCGCGAAACGCTCGAGATCGTGGACCGCGCCTATATCCTGCATGACGGCAAGGTGCTGATGTCCGGCACCCCCGAAGAAGTGGTGGGCAACGAGAACGTGCGCCGCGTCTACCTGGGCGAGAACTTTCGCATTTCGTGA
- a CDS encoding LptA/OstA family protein translates to MTTVPRIIQAMILLIMMAFGTASLAQGMQVAFGSAAEDSDLPVEVTAQNLDVNQNDGTAIFTGNVVVGQGQMRLSAPRVLVVYLADGTGIARLEASGGVTLVSGEDAAEAAGADYDVQTGMIEMAGDVLLVQGPAALTADRMSVDTVAGTARMNGSVSTVLQPEARQ, encoded by the coding sequence ATGACGACCGTGCCACGCATTATTCAGGCCATGATACTGCTGATCATGATGGCGTTCGGCACGGCGTCCCTTGCGCAGGGCATGCAGGTGGCCTTTGGCAGTGCCGCCGAGGACAGCGACCTGCCGGTCGAAGTCACGGCGCAGAACCTTGACGTGAACCAGAATGACGGAACGGCGATCTTTACCGGGAACGTGGTTGTCGGTCAGGGTCAAATGCGGCTGTCGGCGCCGCGCGTTCTGGTGGTTTATCTTGCGGATGGCACCGGGATCGCCCGGCTCGAGGCATCGGGCGGCGTGACCCTTGTCAGTGGCGAGGATGCCGCCGAAGCCGCCGGCGCGGATTACGATGTGCAGACCGGCATGATCGAGATGGCGGGCGATGTCCTCTTGGTGCAAGGCCCCGCGGCGCTGACCGCCGACCGGATGAGCGTGGATACCGTCGCCGGGACTGCACGCATGAACGGCAGTGTGAGCACCGTTCTGCAACCCGAGGCGCGCCAGTGA